From the genome of Cydia amplana chromosome 24, ilCydAmpl1.1, whole genome shotgun sequence:
AAACCCTCAAACAACATTCGGAACTTtagtaaaaagtaattaaataaagttactCACCTGGAAAAGGACAGCAAAAGCGCAGAGGATCACAACTTTGAACACCATTTTGACTTGTTCTTAGTGGAAGTTTTCACTAGAATGCTTATTCGATATACAAACCTAGTTTTTAAATGCTTTCTTATCACTTATTTGCCtttgatataattttaaacaaaagaacaattaaaaaataacatgcACGATTAAACACGTTCGAATCATTTTCAGGACCTATTGTACTGGCGAAGCTCTTTTAGACAACAACTTGATATTATAACCATGTGTTCGAGTTATCAGTGTTGCCTAACATTCCTTTGTAATTGTTCTGTATATAAGCTAAACAAGCTACATAAGCAAGTATAGTTTCAAGTAAGTTTGAAAACTAGGAACAGCACCATGTCTCCCTTCACCGTGTTCGCCCTCTGCCTCCAGCTCTGCCTGATTCAGGTAAATatgtttgatttaatttttatttatatgtattaacGACTATCTAACATGTTTGTTTTATAATAGATTGTTTACTTTATAGTTGTATTACCTAACTACACAGTTACCTAACTATATGCTcgattttatgtttatttgtgtTAGTTAAGTAAGACATTTATTATTTACGACTATTTTGTCGTTGAAAATGTATGTTTCAATGCCAAATATTTTTCAGTCCGTGCTGAGTGGTTCAATCAAAAGCAGCTACAGCTCCGGCAGTAGCTGCGGCTCGTACGGCGGGGAGGGCTGCGGACAGGTGGGCGCGGCCGGCAACATCGACGCGTGCGGCAAAACCTGCGTCGAGGGCTCCGTGCCCGTGCTCGGCTCCGTCTGCTTCGACGGCTGCGCGCCCGCCTGCGGCTCCGTCTCCATCTGCGGAAAAtgctgcggatgcggatgcaagTAAATTACCCACCGAAGATCTCGCCCTGAATGAATTTCTGATCAATTGAACCTATGTCTTGAAATAAAGCTAATCTGAATACCTAATACAATTTCTGAATTTTGAACCAATAACcttttagcgccacttgcaccattccactaacccagggttgaCCGATTATACCTGGAGCTACCATagataccagtacaatttgacactgggttaacggtttaaccagttatctccaggttagtgggatggtgctgACAATCCAAGTTGGACtagattaaatttatttatttgtttatttatttatatatatttaattcagataacaagatccatacattacaataaattaaattaaactaaaactatttcttaaataactaaatttatCCCGGACGTCTCCCAGATGTGGAGTACCTATCCCGCACCACCTGGTTGACGACgggacatttttaaatttagattcAAAGATGGCATTAATTCGTGCAGATTGGAAAAAAGGCAAGGAAAGCCGACTCGAAGTAGATAGGACAAGGTCCAGCCAGAAGAAggattgtaaaatatacctcgtACAAAATACGTATTCCACAATATGATTTGAACTTAAATCGTTTAACGAAAGGTTCCAAATCCAAGAATACctatagttagaccaagaaaagtctgcaacgattttgatagcacacgcagtgcaagtatttatacgtcataatttcataggagtttgatgtttaaaacaaaataacacttgcactgcgtgtgctatcaaaatctttgCAACCTTATTTTGATCTAActctaaactaaaacaattgCCTCTGGGTCTCTGAAGGTTAAAGTAACTTAAAGTGAATTTTGAGGAATTTGTAAATATTGCGATTGAGTCTCTTTTTATTTACTTCTTTTCTCTcttaacattaattttatatCATGCTTATTGAATATAGGTACAAGACGTACATCAGTGAGGTTATTTAGGTCAATAATACAGACACGTACGTAACTTTCTCCTTCTTAACATGCAGCTACATTTACTTGGTTCCGTTCTTAAGGCCAGaagtccgtttttagggttccatacacaaagggtaaaaacgggaccctattactaagactccgctgtccgtctgtctgtcaccaggctgtaactcacgaaccgtgatagctagacagttgacattttcacagaagatatatgtatttatgttgctgctatcacaataaatactaaaaacaaaacaaaataaatatttaagtggggcttccaaataacaaacgtgatttttttgccgtttattgcgtaatggtacggaacctttcgtgcgcgagtccaactcgcattTGTCCCGGTTGAAAGAAAGCGACTGTTGTGACTTAGAAAAACTTGTCCATGTTGGGATAAAGTAGTCTGATTTctcaaattatatttttcttaacaTTGGTCCCAAGATACTCCTAAGTATGAGTCCTGGCTCGATGCAGGAATAAAAGCCTTACCGCTAGGTCACTAGCactcattattttaattacgtGGGTGTACGTGTATAATACAAAAagaattcttattttttcaatgcATTTTAATGGATCAGCACAATTACAAGTATATGTACGAGTTTGCAGTTGGACAgccaaaaaataacttgaagttATCAAGCCGTCGACTGTAGTTAGTATTTGCAGCCGCAGCCGGAGCCACCCTTCACGCTGGTGATGGCCACGTTCCCGCAGGTGCCGCAGCTGTAGTCCACGCAGCCAGACCCTTTAGTGTCGTATTCGCCAGAGAACTTTACGGCGCTCAGGAACGGCAATTCACCGTTGACTTTCAAGTCTCCGTTCAGGCTGAGGTCGGAGGAGACGGCGATGCCGGAGGGGGAAATGGGGCCGACGCTGCTGACGGGGAAGTCGCCGCCGCTGGTGGAGATGGAGATAGACTTGGAGCCGATAGAGCTGCCAGAGCCGCCGTATGAGCAACACTTCTGACCGGAGATGGTCTGCAATACAAATCAACATATGTTATTAATCTGACGTTTAACGGAAATAAAGTATTAAAAAGTGTTTGAAAACTGATATTGAAGTGATCGGAATTTATAAAAGTAAGTACTGAAGTACTAGTGCCGTCCCGACATTTTAATAGTAAGCGTGAGTTAACTGACGACATTGATGACGCATAAGTAGCCAAATCCAATAGGTACGTTCAGGATAGATATTTACAAGAAAATGACTTTATGATACTTATATAACACGTAGTGAAACTCATATTTTAGCTTTAGGCAGTATGGAATTGTCTACATCCTATACTTGAATCAGTTTGTATCCTGTCTTGAAAGCCATGATGGTAATTTCAGGATTGGCCAAAACAGCAGTGATGTTGCAGGCATGCAGACACATTgagttaattaatgaaaataataaaaactaagaAGGTGGATAAACACAGAAAGGATTTACATATCACACGATTTAAAAGGAAACCCTCAAACAACATTCGGAACTTtagtaaaaagtaattaaataaagttactCACCTGGACAAGGACAGCAAAAGCGCAGAGGATCACAACTTTGAACACCATTTTGACTTGTTCTTAGTGGAAGTTTTCACTAGAATGCTTATTCGATATACAAACCTAGTTTTTAAATGCTTTCTTATCACTTATTTGCCtttgatataattttaaacaaaagaacaattaaaaaataacatgcACGATTAAACACGTTCGAATCATTTTCAGGACCTATTGTCCTGGCGAAGCTCTTTTAGACAACAACTAGATATTATAACCATGTGTTTGAGTTATCAGTGTTGCCTAACATTCCTTTGTAATTGTTCTGTATATAAGCTAAACAAGCTACATAAGCAAGTATAGTTTCAAGTAAGTTTGAAAACTAGGAACAGCACCATGTCTCCCTTCACCGTGTTCGCCCTCTGCCTCCAGCTCTGCCTGATTCAGGTAAATAtatttagggttgccagatcgaaaggcgctattatcgggaaaaaaatattaatttttcgggattttgggacttaagtcgggaaaaaaaaaccatCGCTCCCTCACCGCACAATCTCTAGCCACGCATGCCCCGCGCGTTCGCTCGACGatagttcggaacttgaaatcattgttttataacgtgaacctGTTTTCCGGGACAATTtgcacttggtcgggaatcgggaacacatactaaaaatcgggagaatcccgccaaatcccgaccatctggcaaccctaaatatatttgattgaatttttatttacatgtatTAACTACTATCtaacatttttgttttataattgaTTGTTTACTTTATAgttgtatatattatatgtgtAGTATACACAGTTACCTAACTATATGCTCGGTTTGTGTTAGTTAAGACATTTATTATTTACGACTTACGACTAAAATGTTTAAGTATATTAAGTTTATGGTGAAAGgctgtttatttatatgtttgtgCACACGAATAGatgtattattgttttatgaGTAGCACACCAGTTGGTACTATTTAGGATTTTGTTGtttaaaatgtatgtttcaatGCCAAATATTTTTCAGTCCGTGCTGAGCGGTTCAATCAAAAGCAGCTACAGCTCCGGCAGTAGCTGCGGTTCGTACGGCGGGGAGGGCTGCGGACAGGTGGGCGCGGCCGGCAACATCGACGCGTGCGGCAAAACCTGCGTCGAGGGCTCCGTGCCCGTGCTCGGCTCCGTCTGCTTCGACGGCTGCGCGCCCGCCTGCGGCTCCGTCTCCATCTGCGGAAAAtgctgcggatgcggatgcaagTAAATTACCCACCGAAGATCTCGCCCTGAATGAATTTCTGATCAATTGAACCTATGTCTTGAAATAAAGCTAATCTGAATACTTAATACAATTTCTGAATTTTGAACCAATAACcttttagcgccacttgcaccattccactaacccagggttgaCCGATtatacctggagttaccatagaTACCAGtagaatttgacactgggttaacggtttaaccagttatctccaggttagtgggatggtgcaagtggcgctgacAATCCAAGTTGGACtagattaaatttatttatttgtttatttatttatatatatttaattcagataacaagatccatacattacaataaattaaattaaactaaaactatttcttaaataactaaatttatCCCGGACGTCTCCCAGATGTGGAGTACCTATCCCGCACCACCTGGTTGACGACgggacatttttaaatttagattcAAAGATGGCATTAATTCGTGCAGATTGGAAAAAAGGCAAGGAAAGCCGACTCGAAGTAGATAGGACAAGGTCCAGCCAGAAGAAggattgtaaaatatacctagtaCAAAATACGTATTCCACAATATGATTTGAACTTAAATCGTTTAACGAAAGGTTCCAAATCCAAGAATACctatagttagaccaagaaaagtctgcaacgattttgatagcacacgcagtgcaatttatacgtcataatttcataggagtttgatgtttaaaacaaaataacacttgcactgcgtgtgctatcaaaatctttgcagacttattttgatctaactctaaactaaaacaattgCCTCTGGGTCTCTGAAGGTTAAAGTAACTTAAAGTGAATTTTGAGGAATTTGTAAATATTGCGATTGAGTCTCTTTTTATTTACTTCTTTTCTCTcttaacattaattttatatCATGCTTATTGAATATAGGTACAAGACGTACATCAGTGAGGTTATTTAGGTCAATAATACAGACACGTACGTAACTTCCTCCTTCTTAACATGCAGCTACATTTACTTGGTTCCGTTCTTAAGGCCAGaagtccgtttttagggttccatacacaaagggtaaaaacgggaccctattactaagactccgctgtccgtctgtctgtcaccaggctgtaactcacgaaccgtgatagctagacagttgaaattttcacagaagatatatgtatttatgttgctgctatcacaataaatactaaaaacaaaacaaaataaatatttaagtggggcttccaaataacaaacgtgatttttttgccgtttattgcgtaatggtacggaacccttcgtgcgcgagtccaactcgcattTGTCCCGGTTGAAAGAAAGCGACTGTTGTGACTTAGAAAAACTTGTCCATGTTGGGATAAAGTAGTCTGATTTctcaaattatatttttcttaacaTTGGTCCCAAGATACTCCTAAGTATGAGTCCTGGCTCGATGCAGGAATAAAAGCCTTACCGCTAGGTCACTAGCactcattattttaattacgtGGGTGTACGTGTATAATACAAAAagaattcttattttttcaatgcATTTTAATGGATCAGCAAAATTACAAGTATATGTACGAGTTTGCAGTTGGACAGCCAATAAATAACTTGAAGTTATCAAGCCGTCGACTGTAGTTAGTATTTGCAGCCGCAGCCGGAGCCACCCTTCACGCTGGTGATGGCCACGTTCCCGCAGGTGCCGCAGCTGTAGTCCACGCAGCCAGACCCTTTAGTGTCGTATTCGCCAGAGAACTTTACGGCGCTCAGGAACGGCAATTCACCGTTGACTTTCAAGTCTCCGTTCAGGCTGAGGTCGGAGGAGACGGCGATGCCGGAGGGGGAGATGGGGCCGACGCTGCTGACGGGGAAGTCGCCGCCGCTGGTGGAGATGGAGATAGACTTGGAGCCGATGGAGCTGCCAGAGCCGCCGTATGAGCAACACTTCTGACCGGAGATGGTCTGCAATACAAATCAACATATGTTATTAATCTGACGTTTAACGGAAATAAAGTATTAAAAAGTGTTTGAAAACTGATATTGAAGTGATCGGAATTTATAAAAGTAAGTACTGAAGTACTAGTGCCGTCGCGACATTTTAATAGTAAGCGTGAGTTAACTGACGACATTGATGACGCATAAGTAGCCAAATCCAATAGGTACGTTCAGGATAGATATTTACAAGAAAATGACTTTATGATACTTATATAACACGTAGTGGAACTCATATTTTAGCTTTAGGCAGTATGGAATTGTCTACATCCTATATTTGAATCAATTTGTATCCTGTCTTGAAAGCCATGATGGTAATTTCAGGATTGGCCAAAACAGCAGTGATGTTGCAGGCATGCAGACACATTgagttaattaatgaaaataataaaaactaagaAGGTGGATAAACACAGAAAGGATTTACATATCACACGATTTAAAAGGTTCGGCCCTTTTTGTGTGACGCGCAGCATGGCTTTCGGCCTAGTCGTTCGGTAAACACGAATCTGTTGATACTAACTGACAACCTTGCTCAGCATCTTGACGTGGGTACTCAAGTAGATGTCATCTATTTCGATTTCTCGAAGGCTTTCGATCGCGTGGATAACGATGTGCTGCTTAGGAAACTTGATGAAATTGGTTTCTCTCCCAAGTTACTAATCTTTTTTGCCAACTATCTGCGCGATCGGCAGCAATTCGTCCGACATGGTTGTTTTGTCTCAACTCCTTACCACACCCGGTCTGGCGTCAGTCAAGGCTCCATCTTGGGGCCCTTGCTTTTCGGATTTATGATTAACGATCTCAAATCGGTTCTTCGGGCGGCTCAATGTCTCTTGTGTGCTGATGATCTGAAGCTGGTATACAGGATAGAGCAAAGAACTGACTGTGAGACGTTACAAGAGGACATCGACTTGGTGTTTCGGTGGAGTATTCAGAACAAACTTCATTTTAACCCAGTCAAATGTTGTGTGTGTACTTTTGGTCGCTCTCGTTCCCCTATATATGAGCATTATATACTGGGATCAGAGCCGATAACTCGTGTCTTTTCTGTCAAGGACCTTGGCGTAGTGTTCGATGCGCGGCTAACTTTCCACGAACATATTTTTTCTCTTGCCAAGAGTTCCTTTCAAAGGCTGGGCTTTGTTATCCGAAACCTTCGCGATTTTCATGACCCGGGGGCCATAAAAATGGTTTACAATGGCTTAGTAAGGAGTAAGCTGGAAACTTCGTCGATTATATGGAACCCCTACGAATCGACGTACGCTTTACTACTTGAGAAGGTTCAGAAAGCGTTTTTAAggttactttataaaaaaatattcggaTTCTATCCTTATCTGTACCCGACAAAGTATCTTCTCGGATCCCTCGGGTACAATTCCTTGGAGGTCAGGCGGAACTACCAACTCCTAGTCACGGCATGCCGAGCCTTGCGTGGTGAGTCGGACTGTCCCGAAGTTGTCTCTGGTCTCGTGCGTCTGTTTGTTCCGGATGTCCCGAGAATGGCCCTCAGACCGCGACAACGCGACCTATTGGCCGTGCCGCCGGCGCGCACCGTATCGCGCAGAAACTCGGCGCTTCCCCGTGCCCTTTCACTGCTCAATGCGCTCCTGGCACTGACACCTGAGTGCGACCTATTTGCGTGGAGATGGACGGAAGTGTATACTGAATGCTTGAGATTCTGTGAGGCGATGGATGCTAGGTGCTCAACTGTTCCAATGTAATTTGTCTACACTAGTGtaatgtgctattattgttgttataagtattattgctgttagtctaagtttcgtgacgcattggtttagctgtaaagtcatgtaaacatgtttatcaataaaataaaataaaataaaataaaataaaataaaataaaaaaggaaacccTCAAACAAC
Proteins encoded in this window:
- the LOC134659043 gene encoding chorion class high-cysteine HCA protein 12-like, yielding MSPFTVFALCLQLCLIQSVLSGSIKSSYSSGSSCGSYGGEGCGQVGAAGNIDACGKTCVEGSVPVLGSVCFDGCAPACGSVSICGKCCGCGCK
- the LOC134659042 gene encoding chorion class high-cysteine HCB protein 13-like, with protein sequence MVFKVVILCAFAVLVQTISGQKCCSYGGSGSSIGSKSISISTSGGDFPVSSVGPISPSGIAVSSDLSLNGDLKVNGELPFLSAVKFSGEYDTKGSGCVDYSCGTCGNVAITSVKGGSGCGCKY
- the LOC134659044 gene encoding chorion class high-cysteine HCB protein 13-like; translation: MVFKVVILCAFAVLVQTISGQKCCSYGGSGSSIGSKSISISTSGGDFPVSSVGPISPSGIAVSSDLSLNGDLKVNGELPFLSAVKFSGEYDTKGSGCVDYSCGTCGNVAITSVKGGSGCGCKY
- the LOC134659040 gene encoding chorion class high-cysteine HCA protein 12-like; translation: MSPFTVFALCLQLCLIQSVLSGSIKSSYSSGSSCGSYGGEGCGQVGAAGNIDACGKTCVEGSVPVLGSVCFDGCAPACGSVSICGKCCGCGCK